In the genome of Segatella copri, one region contains:
- a CDS encoding glutathione peroxidase: MRTVYEFSVKDRKGKDVSLKEYANEVLLIVNTATKCGFTPQYEKLEKLYETYHQQGFEILDFPCNQFGQQAPGTDESIHQFCKLTYGTEFQRYKKIKVNGDDAAPLFKFLKECKGFAGWDESHPLYPVLDKMLSEEDPNYKESADIKWNFTKFLVNKKGQVVARFEPTTSFDVIAKAIEEWLNA; this comes from the coding sequence ATGAGAACCGTTTACGAATTCTCCGTTAAGGACAGAAAGGGAAAGGATGTTTCCCTGAAAGAGTACGCCAACGAGGTGCTGCTCATCGTTAACACAGCTACCAAGTGTGGCTTCACCCCTCAGTATGAGAAGTTGGAAAAGCTCTATGAGACATACCACCAGCAGGGTTTCGAGATTCTCGACTTCCCTTGCAACCAGTTTGGACAGCAGGCACCAGGTACTGACGAAAGCATTCATCAGTTCTGCAAGCTTACATACGGCACGGAATTCCAGCGCTACAAGAAGATTAAGGTGAATGGCGACGATGCCGCTCCCCTCTTCAAGTTCCTCAAGGAATGCAAAGGTTTCGCTGGATGGGACGAGAGCCATCCGCTCTACCCTGTGCTCGACAAGATGCTCTCTGAAGAAGACCCTAACTATAAGGAGAGCGCTGACATTAAGTGGAACTTCACCAAGTTCCTGGTCAACAAGAAGGGTCAGGTTGTAGCCCGCTTCGAGCCAACAACCAGTTTCGACGTAATTGCCAAGGCCATCGAAGAGTGGCTGAATGCATAA
- a CDS encoding TrpB-like pyridoxal phosphate-dependent enzyme translates to MRQKKFILQEQELPTQWYNIQADMPNKPLPPLNPQTHKPLTADDLSHIFNKECSKQELDTEHAWIDIPEDVREKYAYYRSTPLVRAYGLEEALGTSAHIYFKNESATPLGSHKINSALPQCYYCKQEGDTNVTTETGAGQWGCALSYAAKLYGLEAAVYQVKITMQQKPYRSSIMRTFGATVEGSPSMSTRAGKNIITRDPHHPGSLGTAISEAVELATTTPGCKYTLGSVLNHVALHQTVIGLEAEKQMAMAGEYPDKVIACFGGGSNFGGLAFPFMRHNLSGKKHTEFIAAEPESCPKLTRGKFEYDFGDEAGYTPLLPMFTLGHDFKPANIHAGGLRYHGAGMIISQLIKDGYMHGVDIPQIEAFEAGMLFSRAEGIIPAPESCHAIAATIREAKKATEEGTAPVLLFCLSGHGLIDMPSYESYLNGDLQNYKVSDEEIEKYLKNVPQVD, encoded by the coding sequence ATGAGACAGAAAAAGTTTATCCTTCAGGAGCAGGAACTTCCTACTCAGTGGTACAACATTCAAGCTGACATGCCTAACAAGCCATTGCCACCTTTGAATCCACAGACCCACAAGCCGCTCACAGCCGACGACTTGTCACACATCTTTAATAAAGAGTGCTCCAAGCAGGAGCTCGATACAGAGCATGCATGGATCGACATCCCAGAGGATGTGCGAGAGAAGTATGCCTACTACCGTTCCACACCGCTGGTTCGTGCCTACGGACTGGAAGAGGCGCTGGGTACCTCGGCACACATCTACTTCAAGAACGAGAGTGCTACTCCATTAGGTTCACATAAAATCAATTCGGCACTGCCTCAGTGCTACTACTGCAAGCAGGAGGGTGATACCAACGTTACCACCGAGACCGGTGCCGGACAGTGGGGCTGTGCCCTTTCTTACGCAGCCAAGCTCTACGGTTTGGAGGCAGCCGTTTACCAGGTGAAGATTACCATGCAGCAGAAGCCATACCGCTCCAGCATCATGCGCACCTTCGGAGCCACCGTCGAGGGTTCTCCATCCATGAGTACCCGTGCGGGCAAGAACATCATCACCCGCGACCCACACCATCCAGGTTCTCTGGGTACGGCTATTTCCGAGGCAGTGGAGCTGGCTACTACCACTCCGGGCTGTAAGTACACCCTGGGTTCCGTTCTGAACCATGTGGCTTTGCACCAGACCGTCATCGGACTGGAGGCAGAGAAGCAGATGGCGATGGCTGGCGAATATCCTGATAAGGTGATTGCCTGCTTCGGTGGAGGTAGTAACTTTGGCGGATTGGCTTTCCCATTCATGCGTCATAACCTGAGTGGCAAGAAGCACACCGAGTTTATCGCTGCCGAACCGGAGAGCTGTCCTAAGCTGACACGTGGTAAGTTTGAGTATGATTTCGGAGATGAAGCGGGATATACTCCATTGCTGCCTATGTTTACCCTGGGTCATGACTTCAAGCCAGCCAACATCCATGCCGGCGGTTTGCGCTATCATGGTGCGGGCATGATCATTTCGCAGCTTATCAAGGATGGCTACATGCATGGTGTTGACATCCCCCAGATTGAGGCGTTCGAGGCAGGTATGCTTTTCTCTCGTGCCGAGGGCATTATTCCGGCTCCAGAGAGTTGCCATGCCATCGCAGCTACCATCCGCGAGGCAAAGAAGGCGACGGAGGAGGGAACCGCTCCGGTTCTCCTGTTCTGTCTCTCAGGTCATGGCTTGATTGATATGCCATCCTACGAGAGCTATCTCAATGGAGATTTGCAGAATTATAAGGTTAGTGACGAGGAGATTGAGAAATATCTCAAGAATGTTCCTCAGGTAGATTAA
- the mfd gene encoding transcription-repair coupling factor encodes MTLQDIAKLYGRSPQANALVDLLKKKSVHSLFLQGLVCSSASMFFGSMKARLKRSVLFVLDDADEAGYFYHDLTQMLGQESVFFFPSSYRRAVKYGQRDAANEILRTEVLARLSAGNPIFIVSYPDALAELVVSKQHLDEKILKLSVGQQIPQVDVVHQLRDFKLQEVDYVYEPGQFAVRGSIIDVYSYSCEFPFRIDFFGDEIDTIRTFSIEDQLSKDKRESIEVVPELATGQTVKQCFLQFLEPSALVVMKDYTYLHDCIEKIYNDGFSTQSLTEQLEGATEMEAERIRQEMKKELNLVSATDFQHALCEHVRVEFGKMADGAIARKQDQFAEAKGHSNAVISFDMAPQPLFHKNFQLLAQTLEDYQLKGYTLYILADSQKQQQRLKDIFASEELEKYQIQFKPVDKTIHEGFVDHEKKACFFTDHQIFDRYHKYNLRSDSARAGKMALTMKELQEMAPGDFIVHVDFGIGRFGGLVRVPTGDSYQEMIRIFYANHDIVDVSIHSQYKISKYRRGDTGEPPRLSILGSGAWDKLKNKAKKRIKDIARDLIKLYAKRRKEKGFAYSPDSYLQHELEASFLYEDTPDQSKATADVKKDMESKRPMDRLVCGDVGFGKTEVAIRAAFKAACDGKQVAVLVPTTVLAYQHYQTFMHRLEQLPVTVDYLSRARTAKDTRQILQSLEEGKIDILIGTHKLISKTVHWHDLGLLIIDEEQKFGVSTKEKLRQLKVNVDTLTMSATPIPRTLQFSLMGARDMSIMRTPPPNRFPIHTEVVTFNAETISDAINFEMSRNGQVYFVCDRIAKLPELKMLIEKKVPDCRVAIGHGQMKPEELEKIIMGFINYDFDVLLSTTIVENGIDISNANTIIVMDAHHFGLSDLHQMRGRVGRSNKKAFCYLIAPPKAALTFDARRRLEALETFSDLGSGFNLAMQDLDIRGAGNLLGSEQSGFMEDLGYETYQKILSQAVTELKNEEFSDLYQEEMKEGEQLTGDDFVDDCAVDSDLEMYFPDSYVPGSAERMLLYRELDHLDRDEEVEAFRQRMIDRFGPIPQEGDELIHVVGLRRVGKLLGCEKILLKGGAMQLQFVSNVDSPFYRSKMFSRVIAYATSHIQDCALKEKNNKRILRISHVKSVEQARSLLDMISGIQVDE; translated from the coding sequence GTGACATTACAGGATATAGCAAAACTTTACGGGCGTTCGCCCCAGGCGAATGCCCTCGTTGATTTACTGAAGAAGAAGTCGGTGCATTCACTTTTTCTTCAGGGATTGGTGTGCTCTTCAGCCTCCATGTTTTTCGGTTCGATGAAGGCGAGGTTGAAGCGGTCGGTGCTTTTCGTGCTCGATGATGCCGACGAGGCGGGATATTTCTACCACGACCTCACTCAGATGCTGGGGCAGGAGAGCGTCTTCTTCTTCCCCTCCAGCTATCGCCGTGCCGTGAAGTATGGCCAGCGCGATGCCGCCAACGAGATACTCCGAACCGAAGTGCTTGCCCGATTGTCGGCAGGCAACCCCATTTTTATCGTTTCCTATCCCGATGCCCTTGCCGAACTCGTGGTGTCTAAACAGCATCTGGATGAGAAGATTCTGAAACTTTCTGTCGGTCAGCAGATTCCACAGGTAGATGTGGTGCATCAGTTGCGCGATTTCAAGCTCCAGGAGGTGGACTATGTCTACGAGCCTGGCCAGTTTGCCGTGCGTGGAAGCATCATCGATGTCTATTCCTACAGTTGTGAATTTCCGTTCCGCATCGATTTCTTCGGAGATGAAATCGATACCATCCGCACCTTCAGCATCGAAGACCAGCTCTCCAAGGACAAGCGCGAGAGCATCGAGGTGGTGCCGGAACTCGCCACCGGACAGACCGTGAAGCAGTGCTTCCTCCAATTCCTCGAACCTTCTGCGCTCGTGGTGATGAAGGATTACACCTATCTGCACGACTGCATCGAGAAGATTTACAACGACGGATTCTCCACCCAGAGCCTTACCGAGCAGCTGGAAGGAGCCACCGAGATGGAGGCAGAACGCATCCGCCAGGAGATGAAGAAGGAACTCAACCTGGTGAGTGCCACCGACTTCCAGCATGCCCTGTGCGAACACGTGCGCGTGGAATTCGGCAAGATGGCAGATGGCGCAATAGCCCGCAAGCAGGATCAGTTTGCCGAAGCCAAGGGCCATTCCAATGCCGTGATCAGTTTCGATATGGCACCGCAGCCGCTCTTCCACAAAAACTTCCAGCTCCTGGCACAGACCCTGGAGGATTACCAGCTCAAGGGCTACACCTTATATATATTGGCCGATAGCCAGAAGCAGCAGCAGCGACTCAAGGACATCTTCGCCAGCGAGGAACTGGAGAAATATCAGATACAGTTCAAGCCCGTTGACAAGACTATCCACGAGGGATTCGTTGACCACGAGAAGAAGGCATGCTTCTTCACCGACCATCAGATTTTCGACCGTTACCACAAGTACAACCTGCGTTCCGACTCTGCCCGTGCGGGCAAGATGGCGCTCACCATGAAGGAGTTGCAGGAGATGGCACCGGGCGATTTCATCGTACACGTGGATTTCGGTATCGGAAGATTTGGCGGACTGGTACGTGTGCCTACGGGCGACAGTTACCAGGAGATGATCCGCATCTTCTATGCCAACCACGACATCGTAGACGTCTCCATCCACTCGCAGTATAAAATCAGCAAGTATCGCCGTGGAGATACCGGCGAACCGCCGCGCCTCTCCATCCTGGGTTCGGGCGCCTGGGATAAGCTGAAGAACAAGGCCAAGAAGCGCATCAAGGATATAGCCCGCGACCTGATCAAGCTCTATGCCAAGCGTCGCAAGGAGAAGGGATTCGCCTACAGTCCAGACAGTTATCTGCAACACGAGCTGGAGGCTTCGTTCCTCTACGAGGATACCCCCGACCAGAGCAAGGCCACAGCCGATGTGAAGAAGGATATGGAGAGCAAGCGTCCGATGGACCGACTGGTGTGTGGCGACGTGGGCTTCGGCAAGACCGAGGTGGCCATCCGTGCAGCCTTCAAGGCAGCGTGCGACGGCAAGCAGGTGGCAGTGCTCGTGCCTACCACGGTGCTCGCCTACCAGCACTACCAAACCTTCATGCATCGCCTGGAGCAGTTGCCCGTCACCGTGGATTATCTGAGCCGTGCCCGTACTGCCAAGGATACCCGACAGATTCTTCAGAGCCTGGAAGAAGGCAAGATAGATATCCTCATCGGAACCCACAAGCTCATTTCCAAAACCGTGCATTGGCACGACCTGGGCCTGCTCATCATCGACGAGGAGCAGAAGTTCGGCGTTTCCACCAAGGAGAAGCTGCGCCAGCTGAAGGTGAACGTGGATACCCTCACCATGAGTGCCACGCCTATCCCGCGCACCCTGCAGTTTTCGCTAATGGGTGCCCGCGACATGAGCATCATGCGCACTCCGCCACCAAACCGCTTTCCTATTCATACAGAGGTGGTTACCTTCAATGCGGAAACCATATCCGATGCCATCAACTTCGAGATGAGCCGCAACGGACAGGTGTATTTCGTGTGCGACAGGATAGCCAAGCTCCCCGAACTGAAGATGCTGATAGAGAAGAAGGTGCCCGATTGCCGCGTAGCCATCGGACATGGACAGATGAAGCCCGAGGAACTGGAAAAGATCATCATGGGATTCATCAACTACGACTTCGACGTGCTGCTCTCCACCACCATCGTGGAGAACGGAATCGACATCTCCAATGCCAACACCATCATCGTGATGGATGCCCACCACTTCGGACTGAGCGACCTGCACCAGATGCGAGGCAGAGTGGGGCGTAGCAACAAGAAGGCATTCTGCTATCTGATAGCTCCGCCTAAGGCTGCGCTCACCTTCGATGCACGCCGCCGACTGGAAGCCCTGGAAACCTTCAGCGACCTGGGCAGCGGTTTCAACCTTGCCATGCAAGACCTGGATATCCGTGGTGCCGGCAACCTGCTGGGTTCCGAACAGAGCGGATTCATGGAAGACCTGGGTTACGAAACCTACCAGAAGATTCTCTCGCAGGCAGTAACCGAACTGAAGAACGAGGAGTTCAGCGACCTCTATCAGGAAGAGATGAAAGAGGGCGAGCAGCTTACGGGCGATGACTTCGTAGACGATTGCGCCGTAGACAGCGACCTGGAGATGTATTTCCCTGATTCCTATGTTCCCGGCAGTGCCGAGCGAATGCTGCTCTATCGTGAACTCGACCATCTGGATAGGGATGAGGAAGTGGAGGCATTCCGCCAGCGCATGATCGACCGCTTCGGTCCGATACCTCAGGAAGGTGATGAGCTGATTCATGTGGTAGGTCTTCGCCGTGTGGGCAAGCTGCTGGGTTGCGAGAAGATTCTGCTCAAGGGTGGAGCCATGCAGCTGCAGTTTGTAAGCAATGTGGATAGTCCGTTCTATCGCAGTAAAATGTTCTCGCGAGTGATAGCTTATGCCACCAGTCATATTCAGGATTGTGCCCTGAAGGAAAAGAACAACAAGCGTATCCTCCGCATCAGTCATGTAAAGAGCGTGGAGCAAGCCAGAAGTCTGCTGGATATGATTTCCGGGATTCAGGTGGATGAATAA
- a CDS encoding polyprenol monophosphomannose synthase, protein MSDSIVIIPTYNEKENIEKIIRAVFGLEKEFDILVIDDGSPDGTAAIVKNLIAGEFANRLHILERKGKLGLGTAYIKGFKWSLEHGYDFIFEMDADFSHDPNDLPRLYAATHDEGFDVAVGSRYVSGVNVVNWPIGRVLMSYFASKYVRIVTGFQVHDTTAGFVCYRRKVLETIDLDAIRFKGYGFQIEMKYTSYKIGFKIKEVPVIFVNRREGTSKMSGGIFGEAFFGVMRLRLDGWFRKYPKIS, encoded by the coding sequence ATGAGTGATAGCATTGTAATCATTCCTACATACAACGAGAAGGAAAACATAGAGAAAATCATCCGTGCCGTCTTCGGTCTGGAGAAGGAATTCGACATCCTTGTCATCGACGACGGAAGTCCGGATGGCACGGCTGCCATCGTCAAGAATCTCATTGCCGGCGAGTTTGCCAATCGCCTCCACATCCTGGAGCGTAAGGGCAAGCTGGGTCTCGGCACCGCCTACATCAAGGGCTTCAAGTGGTCATTGGAGCATGGCTACGACTTCATCTTCGAGATGGATGCCGACTTCAGTCATGACCCTAACGATCTGCCACGCCTCTACGCCGCCACCCACGACGAGGGTTTCGATGTAGCCGTAGGTTCCCGCTATGTATCGGGAGTCAACGTGGTCAACTGGCCTATCGGTCGCGTGCTGATGAGCTATTTCGCTTCCAAGTACGTGCGCATCGTCACGGGCTTCCAGGTACACGATACCACAGCCGGATTCGTGTGCTACCGTCGCAAGGTGTTGGAAACCATCGATTTGGATGCCATCCGCTTCAAGGGCTACGGTTTCCAGATAGAGATGAAGTACACCTCTTATAAGATTGGTTTCAAGATCAAGGAAGTGCCGGTTATCTTCGTGAATCGCCGCGAGGGAACCAGCAAGATGAGTGGCGGTATCTTTGGCGAAGCATTCTTCGGAGTGATGAGATTGCGACTCGATGGCTGGTTCAGGAAATACCCAAAAATAAGTTAG
- a CDS encoding lysophospholipid acyltransferase family protein, translated as MKYIYRLYQLVICLPILIVASILTSLTTVIGCMLGNGHFWGYYPGKLWSQLWIRILFLPVKVEGREHLKKGQSYVFVANHQGAFDIFLIYGFLGRNFKWMMKKGIRNIPLVGLACVYAHHIFVDKSGPSKIRASYDKAREVLKEGMSLVVFPEGARTFTGHMGVFRRGAFMLADELQLPVCPLTINGSFDVKPRMKDIYWVFWHPIRLTIHEPIQPIGKGPENIKNQMTKSYDAIMQGLDKEYQGFVENPDQ; from the coding sequence ATGAAGTACATATATAGATTATACCAATTAGTCATTTGCTTGCCCATACTCATTGTGGCAAGCATCCTTACCAGCCTGACTACAGTGATAGGCTGCATGCTGGGCAATGGCCACTTCTGGGGATATTATCCAGGCAAGTTGTGGTCACAGTTGTGGATCAGAATCCTCTTCCTGCCCGTCAAGGTAGAGGGTAGGGAGCACCTGAAGAAAGGCCAGAGCTATGTGTTCGTGGCGAATCATCAGGGTGCCTTCGACATCTTCCTCATCTATGGCTTCCTGGGCCGTAACTTCAAGTGGATGATGAAGAAAGGCATCCGCAACATCCCGCTCGTGGGTCTTGCCTGCGTCTATGCCCACCACATCTTCGTAGACAAGAGCGGTCCTTCCAAGATCCGTGCCTCTTACGATAAGGCGCGCGAGGTGTTGAAGGAAGGCATGTCGCTCGTGGTGTTCCCAGAGGGTGCCCGCACCTTCACCGGCCACATGGGCGTGTTCCGCCGTGGAGCCTTCATGCTTGCCGACGAGTTGCAGTTGCCGGTTTGTCCGCTTACCATCAACGGCAGTTTCGATGTCAAGCCACGCATGAAGGACATCTATTGGGTATTCTGGCATCCTATCAGGCTCACCATCCACGAGCCAATCCAGCCGATAGGCAAGGGACCGGAGAACATCAAGAACCAGATGACCAAGAGCTACGACGCCATCATGCAGGGGCTTGATAAGGAATATCAGGGCTTTGTTGAAAATCCCGACCAATAA
- a CDS encoding metallophosphoesterase, translating into MIARILIPIVLFSVLPYLWIDRQYLHVRKGWRKILYWLPVAIVIGYSSYLALGADFMPDDPMLIDIWFGMMAVLAVPQFVFALCSFVGWECMRLSRRFKHHRNTPSRHASRNWGKLVGGVLAVVAFFCFIYGFTKGIRQFEVKHITVYVPDLPKEFDGYRIVHFSDIHLGSFYGWRRDLPQRDIDSINAQRADLICFTGDIQNVKPSELTPYHELLSSLNAKDGVVSVLGNHDYTYYMHIDDNDQLAKKEMELRVQNFERSCGWRLLMNEHIVLHRGKDSIYVAGTENYDKPKRTQVAQALYGIRPGQFVLMLQHIPTQWEEMLPSTINEMHGSRDSVLVAPQFTLSGHTHAGQVSVLGLRPTMLASYDYGLYEREGCQLYTTAGLGGTVPIRIGATPEIAVITLKRK; encoded by the coding sequence ATGATAGCAAGAATTCTAATTCCCATCGTGCTGTTCTCTGTGTTGCCTTATCTCTGGATAGATAGGCAGTATCTGCACGTGCGCAAGGGATGGAGAAAGATTTTATATTGGCTGCCTGTGGCCATCGTGATAGGATACAGTTCCTATCTGGCGCTGGGTGCCGACTTCATGCCCGACGACCCGATGCTCATCGACATCTGGTTCGGAATGATGGCGGTACTTGCCGTGCCGCAGTTTGTCTTCGCCCTCTGCAGCTTCGTGGGCTGGGAGTGCATGCGCCTTTCACGCCGATTCAAGCACCACCGCAATACGCCTAGCCGGCATGCTTCACGCAACTGGGGCAAACTGGTGGGTGGCGTGCTTGCCGTCGTGGCATTCTTCTGCTTCATCTATGGCTTCACTAAGGGCATCAGGCAGTTTGAGGTCAAGCATATCACCGTCTATGTCCCAGATCTGCCGAAGGAGTTTGATGGCTACCGCATCGTACATTTCAGCGATATCCACCTGGGTTCCTTCTACGGATGGCGACGCGATTTGCCGCAGCGCGACATCGACAGCATCAACGCCCAGCGTGCCGATCTCATCTGCTTTACGGGCGATATTCAGAATGTAAAGCCTTCTGAATTAACGCCTTATCACGAATTGCTCAGTTCGCTGAATGCCAAGGATGGCGTGGTGAGCGTGTTGGGAAACCACGATTACACCTATTATATGCACATCGATGACAACGACCAGCTTGCCAAGAAGGAGATGGAGCTCAGGGTGCAGAATTTCGAGCGATCCTGCGGATGGCGACTGCTGATGAATGAGCACATCGTGCTGCATCGGGGCAAGGATTCCATCTATGTGGCTGGCACGGAAAACTACGACAAGCCTAAGCGCACGCAGGTGGCGCAGGCACTCTATGGCATCAGGCCGGGACAGTTTGTGCTGATGCTCCAGCACATCCCAACGCAGTGGGAGGAAATGCTGCCGTCTACCATCAACGAGATGCACGGCTCCAGAGACTCCGTGCTCGTGGCTCCGCAGTTCACCCTCAGCGGTCACACCCATGCCGGACAGGTTTCCGTGCTTGGTCTGCGTCCGACCATGTTAGCTTCTTACGATTACGGACTCTACGAGCGTGAGGGCTGCCAGCTCTATACCACAGCCGGACTCGGCGGCACCGTGCCTATCCGCATCGGAGCCACCCCGGAAATCGCAGTTATAACTTTAAAGAGAAAATAA
- a CDS encoding vitamin B12 dependent-methionine synthase activation domain-containing protein yields MNKTYSISELTPYINWLYFYHAWGLSGKPREDKEKMKQEALQMLASWEEKYHTRAIFRLFEVCSEGDDLIFFLPGTRFRFPMLRQQHPSAPGEPNLCLADFIRPLSQGIRDQIGVFCTSVDGTIIDEYSHDDYLNMMAQTLSDRLAEATAEKLHEEVRKDRAYWGYAPDENLTIEQQHREEYQGIRPAIGYPSLPDTSANFLIDQLIDMKQAGIRLTETGMMTPHASVSGFMFAHPKSHYFELGKIGDDQLRDYARRRGVPVELMRRFLAVYSL; encoded by the coding sequence ATGAATAAGACTTATAGCATATCAGAATTGACCCCGTACATCAACTGGCTCTATTTCTATCATGCCTGGGGACTGAGCGGAAAGCCAAGGGAAGACAAGGAGAAGATGAAGCAAGAGGCATTGCAGATGCTTGCCTCCTGGGAGGAGAAATACCATACCCGTGCCATCTTCCGGCTCTTTGAAGTCTGCAGCGAAGGGGATGATTTAATTTTCTTCCTTCCTGGAACACGCTTCCGTTTTCCGATGCTCCGCCAGCAGCATCCTTCGGCACCAGGCGAACCCAATCTCTGCCTTGCCGACTTCATCCGTCCTCTTTCCCAGGGCATCAGAGACCAGATAGGAGTGTTCTGCACATCGGTGGATGGAACCATCATCGACGAGTATAGCCATGACGACTATCTCAACATGATGGCACAAACCCTGTCCGACCGACTCGCTGAGGCTACGGCAGAGAAACTCCACGAAGAGGTGAGAAAAGATAGAGCGTATTGGGGCTATGCACCCGATGAAAACCTCACCATCGAGCAGCAGCATCGCGAGGAATACCAGGGCATCAGGCCAGCCATCGGCTATCCGTCGCTGCCCGATACCAGTGCCAATTTCCTCATCGACCAGCTCATCGACATGAAGCAGGCAGGCATTCGACTCACCGAAACGGGAATGATGACGCCTCATGCCAGCGTCTCGGGATTCATGTTCGCACATCCCAAGTCGCACTACTTCGAATTGGGAAAGATAGGCGATGACCAGCTTCGCGATTACGCCCGCCGCCGTGGCGTGCCCGTAGAACTGATGAGAAGGTTTTTGGCAGTTTATAGTTTATAA
- a CDS encoding dihydroorotase produces the protein MSKVLIQNGTIVNEGRSFKGDLLVDGEVISEIYEGMAPRGIYDEVVDASGCFVLPGVIDDHVHFREPGLTRKADIESESRAAAYGGVTSYFEMPNTVPQTTTLEAWQEKRKLGAQKSHVNYSFFYGATNDNVDSFAQLDVHHVPGIKLFMGSSTGNMLVDKMESLQRVFSTAQQLDLPVMTHCEDTDIINRNMAEAKAKYGEDPAVEHHPEIRSVEACYESSKLAVELAKQFGTRLHIAHVTTAKELELFDNQEENLPKENLQNTDSVNLPQITGEAVIAHLVFSDADYATKKALIKCNPAIKTLADRDALRRALNDGRIATIGTDHAPHELKDKQGGCAKAASGMPMVQFSLVSMLQLVDEGVLTIERMVELMAHQPAQLFQVSQRGFLRKGYQADIVIVRPQSPWKVTKEVIQSKCQWSPMEGHEYQWQVEQTFCNGHLIYNKGAFDADYRGEELNFRS, from the coding sequence ATGTCTAAAGTATTAATTCAAAACGGAACTATAGTCAACGAGGGTCGCTCCTTCAAGGGCGATCTTCTTGTTGATGGTGAAGTTATTTCTGAGATATATGAAGGCATGGCACCCCGTGGCATCTACGACGAAGTAGTGGATGCTTCGGGGTGTTTTGTTTTGCCTGGAGTGATAGATGACCATGTCCACTTCCGTGAACCGGGATTAACCCGCAAGGCGGACATCGAGAGCGAGAGCCGTGCGGCTGCCTATGGTGGCGTCACCTCTTATTTCGAGATGCCGAACACGGTGCCGCAGACTACCACCCTTGAGGCGTGGCAGGAGAAGCGAAAGCTGGGTGCACAGAAGAGTCATGTAAACTACAGTTTCTTCTATGGAGCCACCAACGACAATGTGGATTCCTTTGCCCAGCTCGATGTGCATCACGTTCCGGGCATCAAGCTCTTCATGGGCTCCAGCACTGGCAATATGCTGGTGGATAAGATGGAGTCGTTGCAGCGCGTGTTCAGCACAGCCCAGCAGCTCGATCTGCCCGTAATGACCCATTGCGAGGATACCGACATCATCAATCGCAATATGGCGGAGGCAAAGGCGAAGTATGGTGAAGACCCTGCCGTGGAGCACCATCCTGAGATTCGCAGCGTGGAGGCATGCTACGAGAGCAGCAAACTGGCGGTAGAACTCGCCAAGCAGTTTGGTACCCGCCTTCATATCGCCCACGTTACCACCGCCAAGGAATTGGAACTCTTTGATAATCAGGAAGAGAATCTTCCGAAAGAGAATCTTCAGAACACAGATTCAGTGAATCTTCCTCAGATAACCGGCGAAGCCGTGATAGCCCATCTCGTCTTCTCCGATGCCGATTACGCAACAAAGAAGGCACTCATCAAGTGCAATCCTGCCATCAAGACGCTTGCCGACCGCGATGCCCTTCGCCGTGCCCTGAACGACGGGCGCATTGCCACCATCGGCACCGACCATGCCCCACATGAGTTGAAGGATAAGCAGGGTGGGTGTGCCAAGGCAGCATCAGGCATGCCGATGGTTCAGTTCTCCCTCGTTTCTATGCTCCAACTGGTGGACGAAGGCGTGCTCACCATCGAAAGGATGGTAGAGCTGATGGCACATCAGCCAGCCCAGCTCTTCCAGGTAAGTCAGCGAGGATTCCTTCGCAAGGGATACCAGGCAGATATCGTCATCGTCAGACCGCAGTCGCCATGGAAGGTGACCAAGGAGGTGATTCAGAGCAAGTGCCAGTGGAGCCCGATGGAGGGACACGAATACCAGTGGCAGGTGGAGCAGACCTTCTGCAACGGCCACCTTATATATAATAAGGGAGCCTTTGATGCCGACTATCGTGGAGAGGAATTGAATTTCAGAAGTTAA